Genomic window (bacterium (Candidatus Blackallbacteria) CG13_big_fil_rev_8_21_14_2_50_49_14):
AGACCTGATTCACCAGCGGATCGATCAATTGGGCCAGGGTATCAGGATCCGAACCAAACAGACTCAATTGCTGGCCAAAGGCCGAATGCACGATATAGTCGATGGGTTCCTGAATATCGTCAAAGGGCACGACCGGAATTACGGGGCCGAATTGCTCAACCTGGTAGACCTGCATTTCGGGGGTGACTGGGTAAAGCAGGGCAGGATAGAAAAAGCTTTCCTCGATCTGCCCGCCGCCGGGGTTGATGACTTGTGCGCCTTTACTCAAAGCGTCGTCTACCATGGCTTGAAAATAGCTGGGTTTCCCAGGTTCGGGCAAGGGCGTGAGCATTACTCCCGGATCCCAGGGCAGACCAGCTTTCAGACCCGAGATAGCGTTGCTCATACGTTCTAAAAAATCTGGAACCAGTGAGCGCTCTACAAAAAATATTTTCAGGGCGGTACAGCGTTGACCATTGAAGGACAGGGCCCCGCTCAGACATTCGGGAATCGCCAGCTCGAGATCGGTATCGGCCAGCACAATGGCAGGGTTTTTGGCACCCAGGCCGAGCACGCAGCGTAAGCGATGGGGGGCTGGATGCTGTTTCTTGAGCAGATTGGCGACCTTGGCTGAGCCAATAAAAGCCAGTACCTCGATTTTTCCACTGCCCATCAAGGGGCCGATGATGGTGGCACCGTCTCCGTAGACCGTATTGATCACCCCAGGAGGAAAACAGCGCTGAAAGAGTTCCAGGATGGGCTGGTAGAGCAGCACGCCCAATTTGGGGGGCTTGAATACCACCGGGTTGCCCATAATCAGAGCCGGAAACAGGGTGGTAAAGGTTTCGTTGAGCGGGTAGTTGAAGGGCCCCATACAGAGGGTGACACCTAAAGGTGAGCGTCGGCTTTGGGCAATAATCCCCTGTTCAATCTCAAAGCGGGAAGAAGCCCGATCCAGATCTTTGAGCGACTCAATGGTATCGACCAGATAATCCACGGAACGGTCGAATTCTTTGGCCGCATCGGCCCGTGATTTGCCGATCTCCCACATCAGGAGCTGAACCACAGGTTCCCGGCGGGTTTTGAGCTGACGGATGAAGTCTTCTACATGTTGAATCCGCTGTTCGACGGTCAGGGTGGGCCATTCTCCGCGGCCATGATCCCAGGCTTGGACTGCGGCGTCCAGAGCTTCTAGGGCGGCTGCTTCATCCAAGCGGGGCAGACTGCCCAGAAGCTGGGGTTGAAAGCCTTTTTCGCTGCGGCTCCCAATCGGAGACCAGACCTCTTCACTGGGCCCCTCCCAAAGGTGCAATTCGCCATTGACCAGGTATTCCCGCTGATGAATCGGGAGTTGGGCCAAAAGTTCAGCCGGTAAACTCTCGGGAAAAATAGATGCCGGGCTTTGATTCGGAGCTGCCTGATTCTGATGCATTTTTTCTTTTCCTTTTTAAATCAAAAATTTTGCCTTGATGAGGTCTTCCCAACCCAGATGCGCCGCAACAGATAGAAAATCGTCGTTGGGCAGGCAATGGAGCTCCTGGTCTTTCTGCGTAAATGGGTGGGTAAAACTCAGGCCAATGGATGCCAATAGAAGCCGATGACACTCAAAGTGATTTTTAAAGATCTGATTGTGCTCTATCTTGCCATATTTGGGGTCCCCAATAATGGGGTGTGATATATGTTTCATGTGATAGCGGAGTTGGTGTCTTCTGCCTGTTTGAGGCCTGAGTTCAACCAGACTGTATCGGCTTTTCTCATATCGCTCATTGGCGATCTTGAGCTCGCATTTTGCAAGTGTAGACAGATCGGTGATGCCATTTTGTCTTTTATTGGGGGAGTATTTGTCCAACTGCGCTTTTACTGGGTAATCGATATGGATTTGATCCGGTGAATAGCCCTGCACGATGGCGGAACGGTGTACAAGTAAACCGGCCGGTTTGTTTATTGCAATAAATCGTTCGTCTCGGTAAATGATCTCTAGCTCCATAGGGCTCTATGATACCATGTAGAAAAAACTACCGTGCATGTGAAGTCCTAAGCCTCGCTTACACTTTTTCTAAGCTGGCCAGGACAAAATGTCCTGGCCTTGTTTTCAGGTATCGGGTGCAGATTGTGCATCTGATCAACCATGAAGTGAAACTATTTTTGAAGGCGAAGATACCTTTTTGCAAAGCCCTAAACCCCCTCATTTTACGACCCAGGAGAAAGAGACTGGCCTTTCTGTTTTAATCAAACCCCCTTATTTTGAAGCCTGTCTAAATACTCAGGCAAAGCCCCTGAAACAGGCCTTGTATCTGATGAATATCTTCTATCTCTTGCTTGTGGGAGGGCTTTTATACCTCAACAAAATCTACGCTCTTGAAATAACCTTTATCCAGGTCATTTCTTATATTGCCATCATTGCTTTTATTAGCCATGTGAGTTATTTCTTTACCCAAATGGAGGTACTCACCTGTTTGTGGACGGCAGATAAAAAACTGCTTGAAATTACGCCGCAGAGGCTCCAGATTCATCGTTGGTATTTACCTACGTATCTGATTGAAGAACTCTCCTTTACGAAGGATCTCGTAGGGCCTAAAATTCTTGTTAAATATCGTATTCCTGGAGTTTCAGAAGGCTATGAGGCATCCTTGTATTGCCGAAATATATTGGGACTTGCTGAGTCACAAGATGCTGCCTGGTTGGTTGAAGAACTCAATCGCTACCGATTA
Coding sequences:
- a CDS encoding NADP-dependent glyceraldehyde-3-phosphate dehydrogenase, with amino-acid sequence MHQNQAAPNQSPASIFPESLPAELLAQLPIHQREYLVNGELHLWEGPSEEVWSPIGSRSEKGFQPQLLGSLPRLDEAAALEALDAAVQAWDHGRGEWPTLTVEQRIQHVEDFIRQLKTRREPVVQLLMWEIGKSRADAAKEFDRSVDYLVDTIESLKDLDRASSRFEIEQGIIAQSRRSPLGVTLCMGPFNYPLNETFTTLFPALIMGNPVVFKPPKLGVLLYQPILELFQRCFPPGVINTVYGDGATIIGPLMGSGKIEVLAFIGSAKVANLLKKQHPAPHRLRCVLGLGAKNPAIVLADTDLELAIPECLSGALSFNGQRCTALKIFFVERSLVPDFLERMSNAISGLKAGLPWDPGVMLTPLPEPGKPSYFQAMVDDALSKGAQVINPGGGQIEESFFYPALLYPVTPEMQVYQVEQFGPVIPVVPFDDIQEPIDYIVHSAFGQQLSLFGSDPDTLAQLIDPLVNQVCRINLNSQCQRGPDSFPFAGRKGSAEGTLSVSDALRCFSIRTLVAAKQTALNQNLITQIVRERKSHFLSSDFIF